The following DNA comes from Granulicella sibirica.
TAACTATGTAGACCGCTGGCGCGACAGACGAGAGAAGTTCTATAGCATCGACCGGCATCAGTTTCCCAATCGGCGCTTCATCGGCACAGAGAGCGTCGCTTTGAGAGCTCCCCGTGGCTCCTATAAGATCGGCGCGGAATCGGCCGTATATGTCGAGAAGAGTAGCAACCTGCTGGTCGAGGTCGAGCAGTTGCAACGTTTTATTCAGACCTATGACTACGTGAGCGGCGACTTCATTTGGACAGGAATCGATTACCTGGGGGAGGCGACATGGCCGGCAAAGGGATCTTCCTGTGGCGTGCTTGATACCTGCGGCTTTCGCAAGGACAGTTACTACTTCTATCAAAGCCTCTGGACCAGTAAGCCTGTTCTGCATCTTTCTCCCCACTGGAACTGGAAGGGGCATGAAGGCACGGTTGTCTCGATTCTCTGCTATACCAACTGCGACACCGTGGAACTCTTTGTGAATGGCAAAAGCTGGGGAGTAAAAGGGTATGCATTTCCAAGTCCGGGCATGGAAGAGCACTATGCGAACTACCCGGCACGCGCAAAGGTACTGCAGACCACGGCCGATCTTCATCTGTCCTGGGACGTACCCTATGAAGCCGGAACGGTAAAGGCCGTGGGCACGAAGAACGGGCAGGTTGTCAGCACGGTGGAGGTTGCAACAACAGGGGAGCCAGCACGGCTGTTTCTCTCATCAGATCGCGTAACACTCGATGCGGATGGCCGCGATGTAGCTCATGTGACAGTGGAAGTGCGGGACAGCAATGGGCGTTGCGTTCCGACTGCTGACCATGCCGTAACCTTGCAGGTTCGGGGAGAAGGCAAACTTCTCGGCATGGACAATGGCGATCCAGTAAACCACGAGAGCTATAAAGGCACGCAGCATAGCGTGTTCCATGGTCTGTGCCTTGCACTTATCGGCACCACAGAGCGTGCCGGAGCAATCGAGATTGTGGCGTCTTCGCGCGGGTTGGCGCAAGCCGCTCTTACATTGACGACGCGGCGCTCATAGGGTCTGCTGAGAGGCCATGTGCAGGTGAGGAATCGAACAGGCCATCGCTCGACGTGAAAAGATGGCGCGCATAGAGGAAGGCATGGTTGCATGGACTTACTAAGGGTTACAGAGAGGTTCGGATGCGGATCGTACAGGAAGTACCTAGCGACGGTGGTGGTGAGTAAACGGCCCAAAGGAAACGTTCTTCTAGCAGCTTTCCTCGCGTTCGCCACTGTCCTGCAGGCGCAATCGCCGCGCCGCCCCGTTGACTACGTGAATCCTCTCATCGGTACTGCCCCCATCACTGACAAGCAATACCTGGGCAGCAACCCGGCGCCGGGCGAGGAGCTTTACTCCGGGACTGTGAACCCGTGCGCCATGGTCCCAGATCCAGCCGGGTACCTTTGTGTGGGTCCTGTAACGGGCTTTGACGGCGCGTATCACGTGCGCGGCTCGGGGTACCGCTTTGATGACCCAACGATCATGGGATTTACGCAGATGAACGGCGAGTACAGCGATGAAAACCGGCTGTTGTTCATGCCGACGGTCGGCGCTATCAAGACCTCTCCGGGCACCCGCACCGCTCCAGGTTCGGGGTATCGCTCAACCAAGGATTCACAAAGCGAACGGGCATCGGCAGGATACTATTCCGTTTCCTTGGGGACGTATGGTGTTCGAGTGGAACTGACTGCGACGGCGCACTGTGCCTTCCACCGCTATACCTTCCCCGCATCGCAGCAGGCGAACATCCTCGTTGACTTAGGTACTGCGCGTCCCGCGGTCACGAACGCCTCTGTTTCCGTCGTTGGCAAGCACACGCTTGAGGGGTCTCAGACCGGGCGTAACAGCACCGTCTACTTTCGTGCCGAGTTCAGCAAGGACTTCGCGTCTTCGGGAACATGGAAGGATGGTGCTGTAACTGCTGGAAGCTCCGAGGCCAGCGGAACTCCTGTTGGCGCCTATCTCACATTCGACACTTCAAACCAGGAGCAGGTCCTTGTAAAGGTAGGCACGTCTACCGTTAGCCTGGCTGATGCGGCTGCCCATTTGAAGAAGGAGATGCCGCAAGAAGCAGACTTTGAAGCCATCAAAGGCCAGGCCAGGGCACTCTGGAGCCAGATACTGGACCGGATGGTCGTAACCGGCGGGTCCGCGCGCGATCGGGTTAACTTCTACACCGCTGTGTATCGTACGGCTGCCGGTCCAAAGTATTCGTGGTTTCCGTTCTACGATTCCGCTGGAATGATTCTTGCTCGAGGAGACGATTGGGTTTCCCGACGGATGGCAGGCAAGGGAAGTTTCTGGGGATGGCACTGGGGCGGTGGATACTGGGGCCCCGGAAACGTGTCAAGCCTGCTGGGTTTGTACAAGATAGGCTTTCACGACCTTGACCTGAAGGCTGCGTATCAGGACCTGCACAACCAGGCCATGAACGGCGGTGGCCCGGCAGGGGCAGCCTATCGTAAGTATGGATACATACCTGCGGACCTTGGAGTCAGGGACTATGTCAATCGTTCCATCGGGTTGTCGATGGATGACCGGTCCATGTCTGAGTTGGCCAGGCTCGTTGGCAATGAAACTGATTCTGAATTCTTTCTGAAGCGATCACAAAGTTACAAGACACTCTACAACCCGTCGGTTGGGTTCTTTGCGCCACGTCATGCAGATGGGTCCTGGATGCCTCCCTTGGATCCCGTGGAGCCTCACGCCGAAGACGTGTATCGAGAAGGCAACGCATGGAATTATCTGTGGTTCAACACGGTCGACATGCCTGGACTCATCGATCTGCTGGGTGGTCCCAGCAGGTTTGCCGCAAGGCTGGACACGTTCTTTTCCGCACCCTATCAGCCGAAAGTACCGCTGCGTGACCTGACAGGCGTCATCGGTTTATATTTCCATGGCAATGAGCAGTACCGGCACGTTCCCTACCTCTATAACTATGTCAAGCAGCCGTGGAAGACGCAGGCGCTGGTTCGCAGAATCCAAACCGAGTTATACCGCCCAGTCCCCGCTGGCTTATGCGGCATGGACGATTACGGGGATCTGGAGGGCTGGTATGTAACCAGTGCGCTTGGATTCCTCCAGGTGGATCTCTCAAGCAAGGTCTATGAGATCGGAAGTCCGATTTTCCCGAAAGTGGAGGTCAAGCTGCCAGGAAGAAGCGGAGGCACCTTCGTGATTCAGGCGAACCACGTTTCGGCAGACAATAAGTACATACAGTCGGCCAAGTTGAATGGCAGACCACTTAATGTTCCCCGCTTAGATCAAGCAGACATGGTTGCGGGCGGCAGCCTCGTTTTCGAGATGGGTCCAAAGCCGAACTTTAACTGGGGAACGGGTAATTAGCCAAAGCCGGTCAGCTGCCGACGTCCTGCGCGTCCGTGGAAGCTCTGATACGCAAATGGAAGTCGTCGCCTCTTGCCGGGAACATGGCTCAGAGGCAAGTGAGAGGCTTGGCCTTGGAGCAGACGTTCGTTCGAAGTGAACATAAGTCTTCCGCGGAGGCAGTTCCGGTTTGGCGCCTCCACTGGTCCGCTCTTAACGCGACGCCGCGGACATCCATGGTGATCGACACCGTGAGCAAAGCCGTGCTGAACCCGCTACGTGAACAACGCATCGCTATGTTTGACGCGTTGCACCTTCCGTAGCACCAGCACGCAGGTTCAGGGCTGCAGCGGCAGAAAGCGCGGACTGAAGGCATGCCGGATATGCACGGGGTCTCCGGCCGGGTTGAGCACCCCTGTATCCGGGTTGATGGCGAAGACCGCGGCGGTGTCACTGTCGTGGTTGGTAACCAGCAGCCAGCGGCCACTGGGATCGAAGTCGAAGTTGCGCGGCGTTCTGCCTCCGGAGGGGATGTCCTGCAGCGGAGACAGCCGGCCAGAGGCCCGGTCGATGGCGAAGACAGCAACGCTGTTGCGTCCTCGATTGGTGGCGTACAGGAATCGTCCGTTGGGATGGACCCTGATCTCGGCGCTCGTGCTCACGCCCTTGAAGTCAGCCGGCAGGGCTGAGATCTGCTGTTTCTCGTTCAGCGTTCCGCGCTTTGCATCCCAGTCATACAACAGGATGGAGCTTCCCATCTCCGTGATCAGGTAGGCCCACCTGCCGTTTGGGTGAAAGGTGATGTGGCGCGGGCCGGAGCCCTGTGGCGCCTGGACCGTCTCCGGATCGGATGGTGTGAGCGATCCCGTTGCGGCATCGAACCGGTAGATAAAGATCTTGTCCAGGCCAAGGTCGGCAACCAGCACAAACCGGTTGGATGGGTCCACAAGGATGGAGTGCGCAAAGGCACGCGTCTGCCGCAGCGGATTCACGCTATGGCCGGTGTGCTGTATGAAGGCGGTGCGCTCTCCAAGGGTGCCGTCCGGTCGCAGGGCGTAAGCGGCTATGTTTCCACCCTGGTAGTTCGCCACGAACGCGAAGCGTGCTGTCTTATCCAGGCTGATGTAGCTGGGATCGCCGCCTCCGCTTGGCTTCTGGTTCAGCAGCGTGAGATGTCCGGTTGCGCGATCCACAGCGTACGCAGCGATGAACGCCGGAGTGCCGCAGGTGTACAGGAACCGGTGTGACGGATCGAAGACAAAGTACGCTGGCGCATCCGCCTGCAGCATCAACTGCGGATCGGTAAGGTGACCGGTTGCGGAGTCGAACCGGCCGATAGAAAATCCCTCACCTGGCCCGCTCGAGTGCGAGCCGAACACGACCGCCAGGTTCTGTGCGTGGGCAGCCAGTCCGAACGAGAGAGCAAGGAGGCTGCCCGTAATTCGCAACGCCAGATTAAGCATGAGGACACCTTCGAAAACAGTTGAGTGCTACACTGCGGAAAGATGGCGCGTCATTACCCCGGTGCGCCCTGCATGACAACGCTGTCATTCTCCATTGAGTATGCCCCAAGTTCGAGGGATACCGCTGGAGAGCGCCTAGGAACCGATACCTTCCAACGCTTTGGAGTGCCTGATGGAAACCTTGCGACATGTACTGCGCACCGCCGCTATGCTTGGGCTTGCGGCCTCGATCTCAGCCGAGGGGCAGAGCACTGCGAAGCCCGACCTTACCAAGGAACCCACCCTCTACGTAATCGGCTATGCGCATCTGGACACCGAATGGCGCTGGGAATACCCACAGGTTATCGATGAGTACATCCGCAAGACCATGCAGGACAACTTCCGTCTCATTGAGAAGTATCCGCACTATACGTTCAACTTCAGCGGAGCCAATCGCTACCGTTTTATGAAGGAGTACTTTCCCGCGGACTATGCACGGGTAAAGCAGTATGTTGCCGACGGCCGGTGGTACCCGGCGGGCTCCTCCATGGAGGAGGGCGATGTGAATGCTCCCAGTGCGGAGGCGCTCATCCGCCAGGTGCTGTATGGCAACAACTGGTTTCGCAAGGAGTTCGGGAAGAGCAGCGCGGAGTACATGCTGCCGGATTGCTTCGGTTTCCCTTCCTCTTTGCCCAGTATTCTTGCGCATGCGGGGGTGAAGGGATTTTCCACGCAGAAGCTGGTGTGGGGATCGTCAGCCCCTGGAGGCGGACAGGAATCGCTGGAGAGGACGCCGGAAGGAACTCCGTTCAACGTGGGCGTCTGGGTGGGTCCGGACGGCAGGAGCGTCCTCGCAGGGCTGAATCCCGGGAGCTACAACGGCACCATTAACACGGACCTGAGCGCGCCGCTTCCGCCTGACGCTGCCAACCCGGAACTCGCCGATATCCAAAAGAAGCTCGCCACGCTGAATGACACCATGAGGCAGAACCGGACTGCCGGCCGGCCCTTCAGCCAGAAGGATCGTGAGGAGCGCGACCTGCTTCGCAGCCGGCAGTCACAGATCACCACATGGCAGAAGGAGCATTCGCTGTCCCGGTTCCAGGGCGACTGGGCTGCGCGGGTGATGAATAACGGCAAGGTCACCGGCCTGTTTACGGATTACCACTACTACGGTACCGGTGATGTCGGAGGTGCTCCGCGCGAGGATTCCGTCAAGCGCCTGGAAGCCATCATCACCAAGGGCAGCGTGAGTCTCGCAGGCGCAGACGCTCCGGTGAATGTCGGCGATGGTCCCGTGCATGTCCTTTCCGCGAAGGCAGATGACATGTTCCTGAACATCACACCGGCGGAGACGGAAACGCTGCCGCGCTACACCGGCGAAATGGAGTTGACGAACCACTCCGCCGGATCTCTGACATCGCAGGCGTATCAGAAGCGCTGGATCCGTCACCAGGAATTGTTGGCGGACGCGGCGGAAAAATCGTCCGTTGCGGCCCTGTTGCTGGGAACGCGCACCTATCCGTTGCAGCGTTTGAACGATGCGTGGACGCTGACCATGGGCGCGCACTTCCATGACATCGCGGCGGGCACCGCCACGCCCCGAGCGTACGAGTTCGCGTGGAACGATGATGTGATCGCAATGAACCAGTTTGCCGGTGTGCTGCAGAGCACGGTACAGGGTGTTGCGTCCTCCCTGAACACCTCTGTGAAGGGCGTCCCGGTGGTGGTCTTCAATCCGCTGAACATCGCCCGTGAAGATGTTGTGGAGGCCAAGGTCAACTGGCCCACGGGAGTTCCCAGGGCCGTCCGCGTGCTCGGTCCTGACGGTAAGGAGATCCCGTCGCAGATCAGCGGCGACAGCGTCCTCTTTGCGGCCAGCCTGCCGTCGGTAGGATATGGTGTCTTCGATCTTCAACCCGCATCGTCGGCCCCCCGGACGTCGTCGTTGAAGGTATCGAAGACGGGGCTGGAGAATGACTTTTACCGCGTCACACTGAACGATGCGGGAGATGTGACCAGCATCTACGACAAGACGGTCAGCAAGGAGATGCTGGCTGCTCCGGCCCGTCTTGCGCTTTCCTACGACAATCCCGCGCAGTGGCCCGCATGGAACATGGACTGGGACCAGGAGCAGGCCGCGCCAAAGGAGTACGTCTCAGGACCTGCCGCCATCCGCGTGGTGGAGAACGGGCCCGTCCGCGTTGCTGTGGAAGTGTCGCGCGATACTGCCGGTTCGCACTTCGTGCAGACCATTAGCCTGTCCGCTGGCGACAGTGGACGGCGCCTTGAATTTGGAAACGTCATCGACTGGAAGACCAAGGAATCAAACCTGAAGGCGACGTTCCCGCTGGCCGCGTCCAATGACATGGCCACCTACAACTGGGACATCGGAACCATCGAGCGGCCCACAGCCGAGCCGAAGAAGTTCGAAGTGCCGTCGCACCAATGGATCGACCTGACAGACAAGTCCGGAACCTTTGGCGCAACCATCCTTACGGACAGCAAGAACGGTTCAGACAAACCGACGGACAACACCCTGCGGCTGACGCTGCTTCGCTCCCCGGGGGTCAAGGCCGGCTATCCTGACCAAGCCACACAGGACTTCGGCCACCATGAGTTCGTCTACGGCTTCTCCGGTCACGCCGGTGGATGGCGCGATGCGCAGACGGACTGGCAGGCGCAGCGGCTCAACGCTCCGCTTTACGCCTTCCAGGCAGCCAGGCATGAGGGTTCGCTCGGCAGGACGTATTCGCTCCTGAAGGTCAGCAATCCACGCATCCGCGTGCTCGCGGTGAAGAAAGCGGAACTCAGCGACGAAGTGATCGTGCGCCTGGTGGAACTCGACGGCAAGCCGCAGCAGGATGTGAAGCTTTCGTTCGCGAAGAGCATCACCAGCGCGCGCGAGGTCAATGGGCAGGAACAGCCGGTTGGCGATGCCACAGTCCGCGACGGCGTTCTTCCAACATCCTTCGGGAGCTACCAGCCGCGTTCGTTCGCGGTACGCTTTGCCGCGCCGGTACCGGTGGCAACTTCGGTGCACTCCACGCCTGTGGCGCTGGCGTATGACCTCGCGGCCGCAAGCAGCGATGGACAGGCTGCCACGGCGGGCTTTGACGGCAAGGGCAACACCTACCCGGCGGAGATGCTGCCCTCGCAGATACAGTTCAACGATGTCAGCTTCCAGTTGGCGGCCGCGAAGACGGGATCGCCAAACGCCCTGACGGCGAAGGGGCAGACCATTGCACTGCCCGCGGGCCGGTTCAACCGTGTGTACATCCTGGCCGCTTCTGCCAGGGGCGATCAGCTCGCAACCTTTACAGTCGGCACCAAGGTGGCGGACGTGACGATCCAGGACTGGGGTGGCTATATCGGCCAGTGGGACAACCGCAAGTGGAGTTCCCCGGACATTTCGCACGATCATTACGGCGACATGGTCGGCATGACACCGGGTTTCATCAAGCGTTCCGACCTTGCGTGGTACGCAAGCCATCACCATGATGCCACCGGCCGGAATGTCGATTATTCCTACTCATATCTCTTCGCCTATGGGATAGACGTTCCCCCCGGGGCGCGGACGATCCAGTTACCCACCAACGACGCAGTCCGCATCATGGCCATCTCTGTCGCGAATGAAGATGCGGCGATCACGCCTGCGCACCCGCTGTACGATGTTCTCCCGGCAGCCGCGGGCGGCGGCAGGACACAGTAGTACCCAACGAACTTCGGCGGGAGGATAGCGATTGAAACGCCACAGCACGGAAAGGTGCGGTGCAGGGGACGCCGCACCTGGAGAAGCAGGAACAGCCACGCATCGGGTCGCTACGCCGCGGCAGGGAGGACATACATGCTGCATACCTTGACGCGCCGCTCGTTCCTTGCAGCCTCCGTTCAATCCGTCGCAGCCGCCCGCTGGTGCACGGCAGAGGAACGCTCTGGAACGCTCGTTTACATGAGTTCAAGCGATGCCAAGGCAGGTGGCGGCATCTACGTTGGGCGCTGGAATGCCCATGACGGCACCCTCGCGGGATACAGGCGGGTCGCGGACATCTCCACCACGTTCATGACGGACAATCGCGGCGGCGGTGAGCGGTTCCTCTACGCGGGACACCAGACGGGCAAAGACATAGGCGGCTTGAGCGGATACAGGATCGCACTCGATGGCGACCTTCAACCGGTGAACACGGTCACGGCCCCGGGCGCCAGCTTTTCTCATCTCGCCTGTGACCGTACCGGGCAGTGCATCGTCGCACCGAACTATGCCGCGGGCTTTACGTTGTCGGCAAAAATAGCCCAGGATGGACGGCTCAGTGACTTCATCTCGAACATCCCGCAGCAAGGCAATGGTCCGATTGCCGACCGCCAGGCCGGACCCCATCCGCATGGTGTTGCCATCGCGCCAAACAATCGGTTCGCCTACATCAACGATCTAGGTGCCGACCGTATCTTCATCTTCCGGTTGGATGCTGCCGCGGGAACGATTACGCCGGCTGATCCGCCCGCGTTCGTGATGCCTGCGGGTTCCGGGCCGCGCCACCTGGCGTTCCACCCAAACGGCAGGTGGGCGTATTCCATCAATGAATTGAACTCAACCCTGACACTCTTCCACTGGAGCGCCCAGACAGGAGCCCTGACGGCCATTGCCACCACACCGACGATGAGCAGCGGAGGAGATGTCGCGCATAACCGGGCGGGCGAGATCGCCTTTGATCGTGAGGGGCATTTTCTTTATTGCTGCAACCGGGGTGCGGTTGAGGAGCTGCCCATCTTCCGCGTGGGACCGGACGGACGCCTGACGTTCATTGCGCGTACTTCACTTCATGGGACGGAGGCCCGTCACTTCGTTGTCTCGACCGATGACGGCTTTCTGCTTGTGGCGAACCAGTTCAGCAACGCCGTGAGCATATTTCAACGAGACCGCGGAGCGGGATTATTGTCTCTTCGCAATCAGACCTACCCGCTTCGCGGGGCTTCGTGCGTCGTCTTCGTTTAAGGGCTTGCAGCCGCAGGACTCGCGTGCGATGAACCTGGTTGGCAACACAATGGACTGTTGGGTCTTCGGGCCGGTTCCCTTGAGGCGCTGGATCAGCAGTCGCGCTGCCTCGTAGCCGAACTCTTCCGTAGGTTGGCGGACAGCCGATACGGTTGGATGGATCATGTCCGCCAGGTCGAAGTCATCAAAGGAGACAAACGCAACATCCTTGCGCAGACGCTTGTCATTGTGCTTCAAGCCACGCAAGGCCGCGATGGTGCAGACCCAGTTCATGGTGATCACTGCATCCGCCTTGTGCTGCTTCAAAACAACTTCGTCGAGCCACTCCCGCGTGATAGAACTCTCATGCTCCACAAGCGCAATCCTGGACTCCAGTCCCGCTTTGCGCATGGCGTCCCGGTAACCAGCGATGCGTTCCACGGAGGTGTGAAGCCAGGGGCGTGTAGAGAGCGCAAGAATCCGCTCATACCCGTGTTCGAGCAGATGCTGGACCGCGTTCCTGACGCTGCGCCGGTTGTCAATCATCACGGAATCAAACGAAGCCTTGCGCATCGGCTGGTCCAGTGTGACCACGTGGAAGTCAGGCGGGATGATGTCCAGAAAGTTGCTCTTGGGACTGCCCACCGGCGAGATGATGAGACCTTCAATCTGGTGCCGAATCAGGCTCTCCACCTCGGAACGCTCCACGTCGGGGTCCCACCCGGAGCTCGCCAGGATCACAATGTAGCCGTTAACACGGGCAACCTCCTGAACGGCCTTGACTGCATTGAAGGCGAACGGGTCAGCCAGGTTCTTGACTACCATGCCGATGGTCGCAGACTTTCGTGCCTTGAGTCCGCGGGCCAGCTCATTCGGGCGATAGCCCAGGTGGGCCATGGCTCTCTGCACTTTCTCCAGGGTGCTGCTGCTCACGGAGACTTCTCGGTTTAGAACCCGCGATGCCGTCTTCAGGGACACGCCTGCCTCGCGGGCCACATCGACCAGCGTAACGGAGTTCGAACTCCTGGCTATACCCATGCAGAGGCATCCTCGTTGCACGGCAATCATACCTGACGAAATGAAGGCCAGACTGCGCGGTCGAGAAGCAGGACCGACGGTCAAGAGTCGGCGCCGCACTCTGGACAACGTTGTCATCTTCCAGTATTTTCTTCCTACAGTCAGGCGTGCCATTCAGCAAGCGGGCTACTCCTCAAAGCAGACAGAGACCCTTCATGACGAATCTCACACGCCGAAGCGTGATCAAAAGCGGGATCGCGGCCTCCGCAGGCATTATTGGACCAGGTACGGTGTTTGCGGCTGCGGAGAGCGCCGCCGGCGCGCAGGCAGGCAAGCCGGTCCGGGAGCCTGCTCCCGGCGAGCCGCTTTCCCCGCGTCAGAGATTGCTGCTCGACTTCGGGTGGAGCTTTCACCTTGGGAATGCAGACTCAGCAGCGGAAGATTTCAGTTATGGCTTGCCGGCAGTGGAGGGGACCTTCGCCAAGTCAGGGCAGATCGTCGGCCACAACAACGTGAAGAATGGCAAGGTGAGCCAACTGCCGCGTGATGACAGCGGCTGGCAGACCGTCGACTTGCCGCACGATTGGGCGCTGGACCTGCCCTTTGTGTCCGTGGAGGGGCCATTCGTTTCGGCACACGCTGCCCATGGAGGCAAGCCGCTGGGCCGCAACTTCCCCAAGACAAGCATCGGCTGGTACCGCCGCAGGTTTGATGTTCCCGCTGAGGACAAGGGAACGCGGATCAGTCTTGAATTTGACGGTGTCTTCCGCGATTGCTTTGTTGTGCTGAACGGCTTCCTCCTTGGCAGAAACTTCAGCGGCTACTCTCCGTTCAGCTTCGACATCACCGACTTTGTCGAGTATGGTGGCACGAACCTGATTGAGGTGCGTGTCGACGCCACGTTGAACGAAGGCTGGTATTACGAAGGCGCCGGCATCTATCGCCACACCTGGTTGACCAGGACGCGGCCGCTGCATGTTGCGCAGTGGGGAACTACCGTGCGGTCGGAGATTCGTGGCACGGGTGCGGAGGTCACGATCGAGACCGAGTTGCAGAATGAGAGCGACGCTCCGGCACGTGGACCGCTGGTGTATACCGTCTCCGGTCCCGCTGGCGAAACGGCCGCCACGGTTCGGGGCAAGGCGTTTGAGATTGCGCCGTGGAGCAGCCTCACCCTGAAGAACGCGGTGCCGGTGGCACAGGCGAAGCTGTGGTCGCTTGACACGCCCAACCTGTATCGCGTGTTTACACAGGTGGAAAGCGACGGCGCTATCGTGGATCATGATGCGACCACCTTTGGCATCCGGTCCATCCGCTTTGACCCGGACAAGGGCTTCTTCCTCAACGGGGAACCCGTCAAGATCAAAGGAACGTGCAATCACCAGGACCATGCCGGCGTAGGCATCGCAGTCCCGGATGCGATTCACGTGGAACGTGTCGCCGCGTTGAAGAAGATGGGCTCCAACGGATGGAGGGCAGCGCATAACACCGTCGCCGCGGAGGTGCTGGATGCCTGTGACCAGTTGGGCATGCTGGTGATGGCGGAGGCGCGCATCATGTCTTCGTCGCCTGAGGGGTTGAGCGAACTGGAGCGGATGGTGAGGCGTGACCGAAACCACCCCAGCATCGTGATCTGGTCCCTTGCGAATGAAGAACATTACCAGGGCAACGACACCGGCGCCCGCATCCTCACCAGCATGAAACGGCTGTGCAAGCAGCTCGACCCCACCAGGCCTCTGACGGGTGCAATGAACGGCGGATGGGGCCACGGCATCTCGGGTGTGGTGGATGTGCAGGGCTTCAACTACTGGAACGGCGCAGCTGAGGCAGACCCGGCAAAGAACATTGACGAGTTTCACCGCAGCTT
Coding sequences within:
- the galA gene encoding beta-galactosidase GalA — protein: MTNLTRRSVIKSGIAASAGIIGPGTVFAAAESAAGAQAGKPVREPAPGEPLSPRQRLLLDFGWSFHLGNADSAAEDFSYGLPAVEGTFAKSGQIVGHNNVKNGKVSQLPRDDSGWQTVDLPHDWALDLPFVSVEGPFVSAHAAHGGKPLGRNFPKTSIGWYRRRFDVPAEDKGTRISLEFDGVFRDCFVVLNGFLLGRNFSGYSPFSFDITDFVEYGGTNLIEVRVDATLNEGWYYEGAGIYRHTWLTRTRPLHVAQWGTTVRSEIRGTGAEVTIETELQNESDAPARGPLVYTVSGPAGETAATVRGKAFEIAPWSSLTLKNAVPVAQAKLWSLDTPNLYRVFTQVESDGAIVDHDATTFGIRSIRFDPDKGFFLNGEPVKIKGTCNHQDHAGVGIAVPDAIHVERVAALKKMGSNGWRAAHNTVAAEVLDACDQLGMLVMAEARIMSSSPEGLSELERMVRRDRNHPSIVIWSLANEEHYQGNDTGARILTSMKRLCKQLDPTRPLTGAMNGGWGHGISGVVDVQGFNYWNGAAEADPAKNIDEFHRSFPTSPTIGTETANGKSARGIYATDPARGYVTGYPAGCEDCRMPAEIWWAAYDERAFLSGGFTWVGFDYRGEPKPYDRVATSSQSGILDTCGFPKDIYFYYKSWWGKDPVLHLFPHWNWAGKEGEAIDVRCYSNLESVELFVNGVSAGVKSPKRNSHLHWPVTYAPGAIEARGMRQGKVVLTARRETTGPAAQLALLPGKAAFRANGEDVVSVAVEVRDAQGRMVPTASNTIHFSLSGTGKIIGLGNGDPASHEADRPASTTSASRSAFSGQCMVFVQAAKQAGTIELSASGEGLKPTVVNITSTAETPRPAVA